Proteins encoded in a region of the Massilia sp. UMI-21 genome:
- the ggt gene encoding gamma-glutamyltransferase has translation MKTTLLACGLTLSIVLHAPLALAKTPVATGTGGAVATISEQASQSAIHILDQGGNAIDAAVAAAATLGVTDPFSCGIGGGGFMVIYLAKDKRVITIDHRETAPASFTPAAFLENGKPVDFEGAVASGASVGVPGTVRGWHEALERYGSMRFKQVLAPAIAVADKGYRVTEIFSHLTAKNERKFQLYAPTSALYLHKGKALQPGTLIRNPDMAKAYREIAQGGVKAFYEGPIARAIVDAVNQPPFAPGKRARAGRMSMADLANYEARIRQPLRTTYRGYEIYGMPLPSSGGATVAEALNILEGYDLKQMPRARAEHLYIEASRLAFADRNAYLADPEYIDAPVAGLLSKGYAAQRRKAITPAAARKAAAGDPYGYQNDQSVPLRPQSARLQLENAHTTHLTVSDKEGNVVSYTFTIESWGGSGIVVPGYGFLLNNELTDFDFSGPHPNVPEAGKRPRSSMAPTIALRNGKPAFTIGSPGGSTIITTVLQTIVNYVDLGMPMDQAVDAPRISERNGDASAIEPGFAGSDQARALERFGHRWEAGPEEIGAANALVFNPDGTVTAVSEGRRHGVGTALVQRRGH, from the coding sequence ATGAAAACGACCCTGCTCGCCTGCGGGCTGACCCTGTCCATCGTCCTGCACGCGCCGCTGGCGCTCGCGAAGACCCCGGTGGCCACCGGCACCGGCGGCGCGGTCGCCACCATCAGCGAACAGGCGTCGCAATCGGCCATCCATATCCTCGACCAGGGCGGCAACGCCATCGACGCGGCGGTGGCCGCCGCGGCAACGCTGGGCGTGACCGATCCGTTCAGCTGCGGCATCGGCGGCGGCGGCTTCATGGTGATCTACCTGGCCAAGGACAAGCGCGTCATCACCATCGACCACCGCGAGACCGCGCCCGCCAGTTTTACCCCCGCCGCTTTTCTCGAGAACGGCAAGCCGGTCGACTTCGAAGGGGCGGTGGCGAGCGGCGCCTCGGTCGGGGTGCCCGGCACCGTGCGCGGCTGGCACGAGGCGCTGGAGCGCTACGGCAGCATGCGCTTCAAGCAGGTGCTGGCGCCGGCGATCGCCGTGGCCGACAAGGGCTATCGGGTGACTGAAATATTCAGTCATTTAACGGCAAAAAATGAAAGAAAATTTCAGCTATACGCGCCGACCAGTGCGCTCTACCTGCACAAGGGCAAGGCCTTGCAGCCAGGCACGTTGATCCGCAACCCGGACATGGCCAAGGCCTACCGCGAAATCGCACAAGGCGGCGTCAAGGCCTTTTATGAAGGGCCGATCGCGCGCGCCATCGTCGATGCCGTCAACCAGCCACCCTTCGCCCCCGGCAAGCGCGCGCGCGCCGGGCGCATGAGCATGGCCGACCTGGCCAACTACGAGGCGCGCATCCGCCAGCCGCTGCGCACCACCTACCGCGGCTACGAGATCTATGGCATGCCGCTGCCCAGCAGCGGCGGCGCGACCGTCGCCGAGGCGCTCAACATCCTCGAAGGCTACGACCTGAAGCAAATGCCGCGCGCCCGCGCCGAGCACCTGTACATCGAAGCCAGCCGCCTGGCCTTCGCCGACCGCAACGCCTACCTGGCCGATCCCGAATACATCGACGCGCCGGTGGCCGGCCTGCTGTCGAAGGGCTATGCCGCCCAGCGCAGGAAAGCCATCACGCCGGCGGCCGCCCGCAAGGCTGCCGCCGGCGACCCCTATGGCTACCAGAACGACCAGAGCGTGCCGCTGCGCCCGCAATCGGCACGCCTGCAGCTCGAGAACGCCCACACCACCCACCTGACCGTCTCGGACAAGGAGGGCAACGTGGTGTCGTATACCTTCACCATCGAATCCTGGGGCGGCAGCGGCATCGTGGTGCCGGGCTACGGCTTCCTGCTGAACAACGAGCTGACCGACTTCGACTTCAGCGGCCCGCACCCGAACGTGCCCGAAGCCGGCAAGCGCCCGCGCTCGAGCATGGCGCCGACCATCGCGCTCAGGAACGGCAAGCCGGCCTTCACCATCGGCAGCCCGGGCGGCTCCACCATCATCACGACGGTGCTGCAGACCATCGTCAACTACGTCGACCTCGGCATGCCGATGGACCAGGCCGTCGATGCGCCGCGCATCTCCGAGCGCAACGGCGACGCCAGCGCGATCGAACCGGGCTTCGCCGGCAGCGACCAGGCGCGCGCGCTGGAGCGCTTTGGCCACCGCTGGGAAGCGGGGCCCGAAGAGATCGGCGCCGCGAACGCGCTGGTGTTCAACCCGGACGGCACCGTGACCGCCGTCAGCGAAGGCAGGCGCCACGGCGTCGGCACGGCACTGGTGCAGCGTCGCGGCCACTGA
- the rpoH gene encoding RNA polymerase sigma factor RpoH, with protein sequence MSAQSALVPTGSRALGLGFTGNLGNIDAYISAVNRLPMLTHEEEVSLARSLREKNDLDAAQKLVLSHLRLVVSIARGYLGYGLPHADLIQEGNIGLMKAVKRFDPNQGVRLVSYAMHWIKAEMHEYILKNWRLVKVATTKAQRKLFFNLRSNKQGLDTMSPTQVDELAKMLDVKREEVIEMETRLTGRDIALESPTDDDDDKFAPIAYLSSEQQEPTRVLEAEQVDRLQSEGLETALSKLDPRSRRIVEARWLANDDGSGATLHTLAEEFGVSAERIRQIESAALKKMKGALAAFV encoded by the coding sequence ATGTCCGCACAATCCGCATTGGTTCCGACCGGCAGTCGTGCTCTGGGACTGGGTTTCACCGGCAATCTCGGCAACATCGATGCCTATATCTCGGCCGTGAATCGCCTGCCGATGCTGACGCACGAAGAAGAAGTGTCGTTGGCCAGGTCGCTGCGGGAAAAGAACGATCTGGACGCCGCCCAGAAACTGGTGCTGTCGCACCTGCGCCTGGTGGTGTCGATCGCGCGCGGCTATCTCGGCTACGGCCTCCCCCACGCCGACCTGATTCAGGAAGGCAATATCGGCCTGATGAAGGCCGTCAAGCGCTTCGACCCGAACCAGGGCGTCCGTCTCGTCTCGTACGCGATGCACTGGATCAAGGCCGAGATGCACGAATACATCCTGAAGAACTGGCGCCTGGTGAAGGTCGCAACGACCAAGGCCCAGCGCAAACTGTTCTTCAACCTGCGCAGCAACAAGCAGGGCCTGGATACCATGTCGCCGACCCAGGTCGACGAACTGGCGAAGATGCTCGACGTCAAGCGAGAAGAAGTGATCGAGATGGAAACCCGCCTGACGGGCCGCGACATCGCCCTCGAATCGCCGACCGATGACGATGACGACAAGTTCGCTCCGATCGCCTACCTGTCGTCCGAGCAGCAGGAACCGACCCGCGTGCTGGAAGCCGAGCAGGTCGACCGCCTGCAGTCGGAAGGCCTGGAGACCGCCCTGTCGAAGCTGGACCCGCGTTCGCGCCGCATCGTCGAAGCGCGCTGGCTGGCCAACGACGACGGTTCGGGCGCCACGCTGCACACGCTGGCCGAAGAGTTCGGCGTATCGGCCGAGCGCATCCGCCAGATCGAATCGGCTGCGCTGAAGAAGATGAAGGGTGCGCTGGCGGCGTTCGTGTAA
- a CDS encoding energy transducer TonB has protein sequence MPELKRLNEVLKASMSVAVGLLFMGPSGAHAGETAGAVKLTASSPGNIRTETCSRPEYPEQELKQNHQGTVTLRFLIGADGIIKRSLVQTSSGFPALDEAALAGISKCRFNPPLVKGKPVEAWTAIQYVWKPQ, from the coding sequence ATGCCAGAGCTGAAACGTCTCAACGAGGTCTTAAAAGCGAGTATGTCGGTTGCGGTGGGCTTGTTGTTCATGGGGCCAAGCGGTGCGCATGCCGGCGAAACGGCAGGGGCGGTCAAGCTGACTGCCAGTTCTCCTGGCAATATAAGGACTGAAACATGCTCGCGCCCCGAGTATCCTGAGCAGGAGTTAAAACAGAACCATCAGGGCACGGTGACGCTACGCTTCCTGATTGGCGCTGACGGCATCATCAAGCGCTCCTTGGTGCAGACTTCTTCAGGTTTCCCTGCACTTGACGAGGCCGCACTTGCCGGAATCTCCAAATGCCGCTTCAATCCACCACTGGTCAAGGGCAAGCCGGTCGAGGCATGGACTGCTATCCAATACGTCTGGAAGCCGCAGTAG
- the pstS gene encoding phosphate ABC transporter substrate-binding protein PstS yields the protein MFKKILAVAATTAVLAMSAAHAADMTGAGATFPYPIYAKWAESYKAATGNGLNYQSVGSGAGIKQIKARTVDFGASDMPLKADDLDEAGLMQFPAIMGGVVAVVNVEGLQPGQLKLTGPVLADIYLGKIAKWNAPAIAALNPGVKLPDADITVVHRADSSGTSFLFTDYLSKTSPDWKDKVGAGTSVKWAVGVGGKGNEGVAANVQRIKGAIGYVEWAYAKKNKLAHTQLKNKDGNFLQPDDEAFKAAAAGAEWTKAPGFGVVLTDQAGKQSWPITGVSYILMHKTQADAAKGQEVLKFFDWAFKNGAPAAAELDYVPMPASVVKLVQANWKANLKDASGKAVY from the coding sequence ATGTTCAAGAAGATCCTCGCCGTTGCCGCCACCACTGCCGTGCTCGCGATGTCGGCCGCCCATGCCGCCGACATGACCGGCGCCGGCGCGACCTTCCCGTACCCGATCTATGCCAAGTGGGCCGAGTCGTACAAGGCAGCCACCGGCAACGGCCTCAACTACCAGTCGGTGGGTTCGGGCGCCGGCATCAAGCAGATCAAGGCCAGGACCGTCGATTTCGGCGCCTCGGACATGCCGCTGAAAGCCGACGACCTGGACGAAGCCGGCCTGATGCAATTCCCGGCCATCATGGGCGGCGTGGTCGCCGTGGTCAACGTCGAGGGCCTCCAGCCGGGCCAGCTGAAGCTGACCGGTCCGGTCCTGGCCGACATCTACCTGGGCAAGATCGCCAAGTGGAACGCGCCGGCGATCGCCGCCCTGAATCCGGGCGTGAAGCTGCCGGACGCCGACATCACCGTGGTGCACCGCGCCGACAGCTCGGGTACCTCGTTCCTGTTCACCGACTACCTGTCGAAGACCAGCCCCGACTGGAAGGACAAGGTCGGCGCCGGCACCAGCGTGAAGTGGGCGGTCGGCGTGGGCGGCAAGGGCAACGAAGGCGTGGCCGCCAACGTGCAGCGCATCAAGGGCGCGATCGGCTACGTCGAGTGGGCCTACGCCAAGAAGAACAAGCTGGCGCACACCCAGCTGAAGAACAAGGACGGCAACTTCCTGCAGCCGGACGACGAGGCCTTCAAGGCCGCGGCAGCAGGCGCCGAGTGGACCAAGGCCCCGGGCTTCGGCGTGGTGCTGACCGACCAGGCCGGCAAGCAGAGCTGGCCGATCACCGGCGTCTCGTACATCCTGATGCACAAGACCCAGGCGGACGCAGCCAAAGGCCAGGAAGTGCTGAAGTTCTTCGACTGGGCCTTCAAGAACGGCGCCCCGGCTGCCGCCGAGCTGGACTACGTGCCGATGCCGGCCTCGGTGGTCAAGCTGGTGCAGGCCAACTGGAAGGCCAATCTGAAGGATGCATCGGGCAAGGCGGTTTACTGA
- a CDS encoding manganese efflux pump, whose protein sequence is MTFTALIFLALAMSTDAFAAAIAKGAALRKPGLPQALRIGLLFGCIETITPLIGWALGSLAADAIREWDHWIAFVLLLGLGGRMIWLSFGADQEEEDESAAGSQNWLVLVLTAVATSIDAMAVGVGLAFVDVSIVHAAVAIGISTTIMVTVGVLLGRRLGAAVGRNAERIGGVVLVLVGTTILIEHLSA, encoded by the coding sequence ATGACCTTCACCGCTCTCATTTTCCTTGCCCTCGCGATGTCGACCGACGCCTTCGCCGCGGCGATCGCAAAAGGCGCCGCCCTGCGCAAACCCGGCCTGCCGCAAGCCCTGCGCATCGGCCTGCTGTTCGGCTGCATCGAGACCATCACGCCGCTGATCGGCTGGGCCCTGGGTTCGCTGGCCGCCGATGCGATCCGCGAATGGGACCACTGGATCGCCTTCGTCCTGCTGCTGGGCCTGGGCGGGCGCATGATCTGGCTGTCCTTCGGCGCGGACCAGGAAGAGGAAGACGAATCAGCGGCCGGTTCGCAGAACTGGCTGGTGCTGGTGCTGACCGCGGTGGCGACCAGCATCGATGCGATGGCGGTCGGGGTCGGCCTGGCCTTCGTCGACGTCTCGATCGTGCATGCGGCGGTGGCGATCGGCATCTCGACCACCATCATGGTCACGGTCGGCGTACTGCTTGGCCGGCGCCTGGGCGCGGCCGTGGGCCGCAATGCCGAGCGTATCGGCGGCGTGGTGCTGGTGCTGGTCGGGACCACCATCCTGATCGAACACCTGTCGGCCTGA
- a CDS encoding response regulator transcription factor translates to MNTANTIVLVVDDKPAIAELLKFSLHEDQWIWHSVPSLAQAWDFIGRERPALLLQASMLRQEGGMRLLARLRGGPVILLAAECGDGERRLPPAPGFIPQPPPEEAPDERLLRSGRLVLDPLSCSVRVGSHKVEVRHVEYRLLRFLLCHPGQVFTRAQLLEQLWEAHDSLDQRTVDVHVLRLRKALGRAKSLIKTVRGAGYMLSPA, encoded by the coding sequence ATGAACACGGCCAACACCATCGTCCTGGTGGTCGACGACAAGCCGGCCATTGCCGAGCTGCTCAAGTTTTCGCTGCACGAAGACCAGTGGATCTGGCACAGCGTGCCGAGCCTGGCGCAGGCCTGGGATTTCATCGGGCGCGAGCGCCCCGCACTGCTGCTGCAGGCATCGATGCTGCGCCAGGAAGGCGGCATGCGCCTGCTGGCGCGCCTGCGCGGCGGGCCGGTGATCCTGCTGGCGGCCGAGTGCGGCGACGGCGAACGCAGGTTGCCGCCGGCCCCCGGATTCATTCCCCAGCCGCCGCCGGAAGAAGCGCCGGACGAGCGCCTGCTGCGCTCCGGCCGCCTGGTGCTGGACCCGCTCAGCTGCAGCGTCCGCGTCGGCAGCCACAAGGTCGAGGTGCGCCACGTCGAATACCGGCTGCTGCGCTTCCTGCTGTGCCACCCGGGCCAGGTGTTTACGCGCGCCCAGCTGCTCGAGCAGCTGTGGGAGGCGCACGACAGCCTCGACCAGCGCACCGTGGACGTCCACGTGCTGCGCCTGCGCAAGGCGCTGGGGCGCGCCAAGTCGCTGATCAAGACCGTGCGCGGGGCCGGTTACATGCTGTCGCCGGCGTGA
- a CDS encoding exopolysaccharide biosynthesis protein — MQGEPISRKLRNLVRSLPPTGITLSELIHRVGNDGLLILAALLTLVFLIPVSIPGVSTVFGAAILLIGLSRLFGRELWIPARMKHRTIATRKLRPVLRKALPWMHRIERVSRPDRIRWMVARGPVQHLNNAALILGAVLLMMPFGLIPFSNTFPAVALLFLAIGLLQRDGVCVLLGHISNAATILYFTVLIAGGGLALRELVGRLA, encoded by the coding sequence ATGCAAGGTGAACCGATCTCGCGCAAGCTCCGCAACCTGGTCCGCTCGCTGCCGCCCACCGGCATCACGCTCAGCGAACTGATCCACCGGGTCGGCAACGACGGCCTGCTGATCCTGGCCGCCCTGCTCACCCTGGTGTTCCTGATTCCGGTGTCCATCCCCGGCGTGAGCACCGTGTTCGGCGCCGCCATCCTGCTGATCGGCCTGAGCCGCCTGTTCGGGCGCGAACTGTGGATTCCGGCCCGGATGAAGCACCGGACCATCGCCACCCGCAAGCTGCGTCCGGTACTGCGCAAGGCCCTGCCCTGGATGCACCGGATCGAACGCGTCAGCCGCCCCGACCGCATCCGCTGGATGGTGGCGCGCGGTCCGGTCCAGCACCTGAACAATGCCGCCCTGATCCTGGGCGCGGTGCTGCTGATGATGCCTTTCGGTCTGATTCCGTTCAGTAATACCTTCCCGGCCGTGGCGCTGCTGTTCCTGGCGATCGGCCTGCTGCAGCGCGACGGCGTCTGCGTCCTGCTGGGCCATATCAGCAATGCGGCGACGATCCTGTACTTTACGGTCCTGATCGCCGGCGGCGGCCTGGCGCTGCGCGAACTGGTCGGGCGCCTGGCCTGA
- the yghU gene encoding glutathione-dependent disulfide-bond oxidoreductase — protein sequence MTDPYVPPKVWTPPAAAGGTFANINRPVAGPTHEADLPVGKHPLQLYSLATPNGVKVTIMLEELLALGHTGAEYDAWLVKINEGAQFSSGFVDINPNSKIPALVDRSAVGTDAAPVRVFESGSILVYLAEKFGAFLPKDGVARTETMNWLFWQMGSAPFLGGGFGHFYAYAPEKLQYPIDRYAMETKRQLDVLERQLAHKEFVAGSEYSIADMAIWPWYGGMVRGELYEAGEFLSVHEYKHVRRWADAIAARPAVIRGRKVNRVRGNPEEQVPERHDASDLD from the coding sequence ATGACCGATCCCTACGTGCCGCCGAAAGTCTGGACCCCGCCCGCCGCCGCCGGCGGCACCTTCGCCAACATCAACCGCCCGGTCGCCGGCCCCACCCACGAGGCCGACCTTCCGGTCGGCAAGCACCCGCTGCAGCTGTACTCGCTGGCCACGCCGAACGGCGTGAAGGTGACCATCATGCTGGAAGAGCTGCTGGCCCTCGGTCACACGGGTGCGGAGTACGACGCCTGGCTCGTCAAGATCAACGAAGGCGCGCAGTTCTCGAGCGGTTTCGTCGACATCAACCCGAACTCGAAGATCCCGGCCCTGGTCGACCGCAGCGCAGTGGGGACGGATGCGGCGCCGGTGCGCGTGTTCGAATCGGGTTCGATCCTGGTCTACCTGGCCGAGAAGTTCGGCGCCTTCCTGCCGAAGGACGGCGTGGCGCGCACCGAGACCATGAACTGGCTGTTCTGGCAGATGGGCTCGGCGCCCTTCCTGGGCGGCGGCTTCGGCCACTTCTATGCCTACGCGCCGGAGAAACTGCAGTACCCGATCGACCGCTATGCGATGGAAACCAAGCGCCAGCTCGACGTGCTGGAGCGCCAGCTCGCACACAAGGAATTTGTCGCCGGCAGCGAATACTCCATTGCCGACATGGCCATCTGGCCCTGGTACGGCGGCATGGTGCGCGGCGAGCTGTACGAGGCCGGTGAATTCCTGTCGGTGCACGAGTACAAGCATGTGCGGCGCTGGGCCGACGCCATCGCGGCGCGCCCGGCCGTCATCCGCGGCCGCAAGGTCAACCGCGTGCGCGGCAATCCCGAAGAGCAAGTGCCCGAACGCCATGACGCCTCCGACCTCGACTGA
- a CDS encoding ABC transporter permease: MSPWVRQHRFALRAALSTVRKAPGSFLFNVLVVACALMLPFAGITLLDNVRPLSQQLSVDPEISVFMQLEATREDATALRPRIQAIAATVSKAEVDFVPREDALASMKEKSGLGDVIDTLGDNPLPDSFRMRLDGRNAASQVDAITAQLRALPGVDVVQVDSAWVKRLAAMLAILRLALLLLALTLGTVVIAVVFNTVRLQVLTQKEEIAVSKLLGATDNFIHRPFYYTGALLGLCAGVVALGAVMLALGPLNGAIADFARLYASEFQLAPLGALDMAGVLAISAGLGLVGAMLSVQRHLARVR, translated from the coding sequence ATGAGCCCGTGGGTCCGCCAGCATCGCTTCGCCCTGCGCGCAGCGCTGTCCACCGTGCGCAAGGCGCCGGGCAGCTTCCTGTTCAACGTGCTCGTGGTCGCTTGCGCGCTGATGCTGCCTTTTGCCGGCATCACCCTGCTCGACAACGTGCGGCCGCTCTCGCAACAGCTCTCGGTCGACCCCGAGATCAGCGTCTTCATGCAACTCGAGGCCACGCGCGAGGACGCGACCGCACTGCGGCCGCGCATCCAGGCGATTGCCGCTACCGTCAGCAAGGCCGAGGTCGATTTCGTCCCGCGCGAGGATGCGCTGGCCTCGATGAAGGAAAAGAGCGGCCTGGGCGACGTGATCGACACGCTGGGCGACAACCCGCTGCCCGACAGCTTCAGGATGCGGCTCGACGGCCGCAATGCCGCCAGCCAGGTCGACGCCATCACCGCACAGCTGCGCGCGCTGCCCGGCGTCGATGTGGTGCAGGTCGATTCGGCCTGGGTCAAGCGCCTGGCCGCGATGCTGGCCATCCTGCGCCTGGCCCTGCTGCTGCTGGCGCTCACCCTCGGCACCGTGGTGATCGCGGTGGTCTTCAACACGGTCCGCCTGCAGGTCTTGACCCAGAAGGAAGAGATCGCGGTGTCCAAGCTGCTGGGTGCGACCGACAATTTCATCCACCGCCCCTTCTATTACACCGGCGCCCTGCTGGGCCTGTGCGCAGGTGTGGTGGCGCTCGGTGCGGTGATGCTGGCCTTGGGGCCGCTGAATGGCGCGATTGCCGATTTCGCCAGGCTGTATGCCTCGGAATTCCAGCTGGCGCCGCTCGGCGCGCTGGACATGGCCGGCGTGCTGGCGATCAGCGCGGGCCTCGGGCTGGTCGGCGCGATGCTGTCGGTGCAACGCCACCTGGCGCGCGTGCGCTAA
- a CDS encoding VOC family protein, translated as MVSKNTICLWFNGTALEAAQFYAATFPDSSVGQVFRAPSDFPSGKQGDVLTVEFTVAGVPCIGLNGGPAFQHSPAFSFQIATDDQEQTDRLWNAIVGNGGQASDCGWCQDRWGLSWQITPRALTDGMADPDPAVAKRVFEAMMTMGKIDIATIEAARRG; from the coding sequence ATGGTCAGCAAGAACACGATTTGCCTCTGGTTCAACGGAACCGCACTGGAAGCGGCGCAGTTCTATGCCGCCACCTTCCCCGACAGTTCGGTCGGCCAGGTCTTCCGCGCGCCCAGTGACTTCCCCTCGGGCAAGCAGGGCGACGTGCTGACGGTGGAATTCACCGTGGCCGGCGTGCCCTGCATCGGCCTGAACGGTGGACCGGCCTTCCAGCACAGTCCAGCCTTCTCCTTCCAGATCGCCACCGACGACCAGGAACAAACCGACCGCCTGTGGAACGCCATCGTCGGCAACGGCGGCCAGGCGAGCGACTGCGGCTGGTGCCAGGACCGCTGGGGCCTGTCCTGGCAGATCACGCCGCGCGCGCTCACCGACGGCATGGCCGACCCCGACCCGGCGGTGGCCAAGCGCGTGTTCGAGGCGATGATGACGATGGGTAAGATCGACATCGCGACGATCGAGGCCGCCCGGCGCGGCTGA